The proteins below come from a single Kryptolebias marmoratus isolate JLee-2015 linkage group LG12, ASM164957v2, whole genome shotgun sequence genomic window:
- the glyr1 gene encoding putative oxidoreductase GLYR1 isoform X4, with protein sequence MIKINKGKRFQQAVDAVEDYLKKAKGKEQNSDGKAESKGKKASNKPLKILDEDDEDLSALKDPSEKDLTDSDPEPSAIERLGAGPGSGFKWESSPVKDDPHFHHFLLSQSEKPASSMEPISKRLKIIEEVTGSTSIQAADSTAINGSITPTDKRIGFLGLGLMGSGIVSNLLKMGHVVTVWNRTAEKCDLFIQEGARLGRTPAEVASMCDITFSCVSDPKAARDLVLGPSGVLQGIRPGKCYVEMSTVDPETITELSQVITSRGGRFLEAPVSGSQQLSNDGMLVILAAGDRTVYEDCSSCFQAMGKTSFFLGEAGNASKMMLILNMVQGSFMATIAEGLTLAQATGQSQQTFLDILCQGQMASTFVDQKCQNILQGNFKPDYYLKHIQKDLRLAISMGDMANHPTPMAAAANEVYKRAKALDQSDNDISAVYRAYIH encoded by the exons ATGATCAAGATAAACAAAGGAAAGCGCTTTCAGCAGGCGGTCGATGCAGTAGAAGATTACCTAAAGAAAGCAAAGGGGAAAGAACAG AACTCAGACGGTAAAGCAGAATCAAAAGGGAAGAAAGCGTCTAACAAGCCCCTGAAGATCctggatgaagatgatgaggacCTCAGTGCCCTGAAGGACCCCTCTGAGAAG GACTTAACTGACTCTGACCCCGAGCCGTCTGCTATTGAGAGGCTGGGGGCTGGACCTGGCTCAGGATTCAAATGGGAGAGCAGT CCGGTCAAAGATGACCCACACTTTCACCACTTTCTGCTCAGCCAGTCTGAGAAG CCAGCCTCATCCATGGAGCCCATTAGCAAGCGCCTGAAAATCATTGAAGAG GTCACAGGGTCGACTTCCATCCAAGCAGCAGACAGCACAGCCATTAATGGCAGCATCACACCCACAGATAAAAG gataGGTTTCTTGGGTCTGGGACTCATGGGTAGTGGCATAGTTTCCAACCTGTTGAAAATGGGTCATGTTGTGACTGTGTGGAACCGCACAGCAGAAAAG TGTGACCTGTTCATTCAGGAGGGGGCCAGATTAGGCAGGACCCCCGCAGAAGTGGCCTCTATGTGTGACATTACCTTCTCGTGTGTCTCAGACCCCAAGGCTGCCAGAGAT TTGGTTTTGGGACCCAGTGGCGTTCTGCAGGGAATCAGACCAGGCAAATGCTATGTGGAGATGTCCACTGTCGATCCAGAGACCATCACAGAACTGTCACAG GTGATCACATCACGGGGTGGCCGTTTCCTGGAGGCTCCGGTTTCAGGAAGCCAGCAGCTCTCCAATGACGGGATGTTGGTGATCCTGGCAGCCGGTGACAGGACAGTGTACGAggactgcagcagctgcttccaGGCCATGGGCAAGACCTCGTTCTTTCTCG GTGAAGCAGGCAACGCATCAAAAATGATGCTGATCCTGAACATGGTCCAGGGCAGCTTCATGGCCACCATCGCAGAGGGGCTCACTCTTGCCCAGGCCACCGGCCAATCACAGCAGACCTTCCTGGACATCTTGTGCCAGGGACAGATGGCTAGCACCTTTGTGGACCAGAAATGTCAAA ATATTTTGCAGGGCAACTTTAAACCAGACTACTATTTGAAACACATTCAAAAGGACCTGAGGCTAGCCATCTCCATGGGGGACATGGCCAACCATCCAACACCAATGGCTGCAGCTGCCAATGAG GTTTACAAGAGGGCTAAAGCGCTGGACCAGTCAGACAACGATATTTCTGCAGTCTACAGAGCCTACATTCACTAG
- the glyr1 gene encoding putative oxidoreductase GLYR1 isoform X1, whose product MAAVHLRIGDLVWGKLGRYPPWPGKIVSPPKDLKKPRGKKCHFVKFFGTEDHAWIKVEQLKPYHAHKDEMIKINKGKRFQQAVDAVEDYLKKAKGKEQNSDGKAESKGKKASNKPLKILDEDDEDLSALKDPSEKDLTDSDPEPSAIERLGAGPGSGFKWESSPVKDDPHFHHFLLSQSEKPASSMEPISKRLKIIEEVTGSTSIQAADSTAINGSITPTDKRIGFLGLGLMGSGIVSNLLKMGHVVTVWNRTAEKCDLFIQEGARLGRTPAEVASMCDITFSCVSDPKAARDLVLGPSGVLQGIRPGKCYVEMSTVDPETITELSQVITSRGGRFLEAPVSGSQQLSNDGMLVILAAGDRTVYEDCSSCFQAMGKTSFFLGEAGNASKMMLILNMVQGSFMATIAEGLTLAQATGQSQQTFLDILCQGQMASTFVDQKCQNILQGNFKPDYYLKHIQKDLRLAISMGDMANHPTPMAAAANEVYKRAKALDQSDNDISAVYRAYIH is encoded by the exons ATGGCGGCGGTGCATCTGAGGATCGGGGATCTAGTGTG GGGAAAACTTGGCCGTTACCCACCATGGCCAGGAAAG atTGTAAGCCCTCCCAAGGACCTGAAGAAGCCCAGGGGCAAAAAATGCcattttgtgaagttttttGGAACTGAAGACCA TGCTTGGATCAAAGTGGAACAGCTGAAGCCCTACCACGCCCACAAAGACGAGATGATCAAGATAAACAAAGGAAAGCGCTTTCAGCAGGCGGTCGATGCAGTAGAAGATTACCTAAAGAAAGCAAAGGGGAAAGAACAG AACTCAGACGGTAAAGCAGAATCAAAAGGGAAGAAAGCGTCTAACAAGCCCCTGAAGATCctggatgaagatgatgaggacCTCAGTGCCCTGAAGGACCCCTCTGAGAAG GACTTAACTGACTCTGACCCCGAGCCGTCTGCTATTGAGAGGCTGGGGGCTGGACCTGGCTCAGGATTCAAATGGGAGAGCAGT CCGGTCAAAGATGACCCACACTTTCACCACTTTCTGCTCAGCCAGTCTGAGAAG CCAGCCTCATCCATGGAGCCCATTAGCAAGCGCCTGAAAATCATTGAAGAG GTCACAGGGTCGACTTCCATCCAAGCAGCAGACAGCACAGCCATTAATGGCAGCATCACACCCACAGATAAAAG gataGGTTTCTTGGGTCTGGGACTCATGGGTAGTGGCATAGTTTCCAACCTGTTGAAAATGGGTCATGTTGTGACTGTGTGGAACCGCACAGCAGAAAAG TGTGACCTGTTCATTCAGGAGGGGGCCAGATTAGGCAGGACCCCCGCAGAAGTGGCCTCTATGTGTGACATTACCTTCTCGTGTGTCTCAGACCCCAAGGCTGCCAGAGAT TTGGTTTTGGGACCCAGTGGCGTTCTGCAGGGAATCAGACCAGGCAAATGCTATGTGGAGATGTCCACTGTCGATCCAGAGACCATCACAGAACTGTCACAG GTGATCACATCACGGGGTGGCCGTTTCCTGGAGGCTCCGGTTTCAGGAAGCCAGCAGCTCTCCAATGACGGGATGTTGGTGATCCTGGCAGCCGGTGACAGGACAGTGTACGAggactgcagcagctgcttccaGGCCATGGGCAAGACCTCGTTCTTTCTCG GTGAAGCAGGCAACGCATCAAAAATGATGCTGATCCTGAACATGGTCCAGGGCAGCTTCATGGCCACCATCGCAGAGGGGCTCACTCTTGCCCAGGCCACCGGCCAATCACAGCAGACCTTCCTGGACATCTTGTGCCAGGGACAGATGGCTAGCACCTTTGTGGACCAGAAATGTCAAA ATATTTTGCAGGGCAACTTTAAACCAGACTACTATTTGAAACACATTCAAAAGGACCTGAGGCTAGCCATCTCCATGGGGGACATGGCCAACCATCCAACACCAATGGCTGCAGCTGCCAATGAG GTTTACAAGAGGGCTAAAGCGCTGGACCAGTCAGACAACGATATTTCTGCAGTCTACAGAGCCTACATTCACTAG
- the glyr1 gene encoding putative oxidoreductase GLYR1 isoform X3: MAAVHLRIGDLVWGKLGRYPPWPGKIVSPPKDLKKPRGKKCHFVKFFGTEDHAWIKVEQLKPYHAHKDEMIKINKGKRFQQAVDAVEDYLKKAKGKEQNSDGKAESKGKKASNKPLKILDEDDEDLSALKDPSEKPASSMEPISKRLKIIEEVTGSTSIQAADSTAINGSITPTDKRIGFLGLGLMGSGIVSNLLKMGHVVTVWNRTAEKCDLFIQEGARLGRTPAEVASMCDITFSCVSDPKAARDLVLGPSGVLQGIRPGKCYVEMSTVDPETITELSQVITSRGGRFLEAPVSGSQQLSNDGMLVILAAGDRTVYEDCSSCFQAMGKTSFFLGEAGNASKMMLILNMVQGSFMATIAEGLTLAQATGQSQQTFLDILCQGQMASTFVDQKCQNILQGNFKPDYYLKHIQKDLRLAISMGDMANHPTPMAAAANEVYKRAKALDQSDNDISAVYRAYIH; the protein is encoded by the exons ATGGCGGCGGTGCATCTGAGGATCGGGGATCTAGTGTG GGGAAAACTTGGCCGTTACCCACCATGGCCAGGAAAG atTGTAAGCCCTCCCAAGGACCTGAAGAAGCCCAGGGGCAAAAAATGCcattttgtgaagttttttGGAACTGAAGACCA TGCTTGGATCAAAGTGGAACAGCTGAAGCCCTACCACGCCCACAAAGACGAGATGATCAAGATAAACAAAGGAAAGCGCTTTCAGCAGGCGGTCGATGCAGTAGAAGATTACCTAAAGAAAGCAAAGGGGAAAGAACAG AACTCAGACGGTAAAGCAGAATCAAAAGGGAAGAAAGCGTCTAACAAGCCCCTGAAGATCctggatgaagatgatgaggacCTCAGTGCCCTGAAGGACCCCTCTGAGAAG CCAGCCTCATCCATGGAGCCCATTAGCAAGCGCCTGAAAATCATTGAAGAG GTCACAGGGTCGACTTCCATCCAAGCAGCAGACAGCACAGCCATTAATGGCAGCATCACACCCACAGATAAAAG gataGGTTTCTTGGGTCTGGGACTCATGGGTAGTGGCATAGTTTCCAACCTGTTGAAAATGGGTCATGTTGTGACTGTGTGGAACCGCACAGCAGAAAAG TGTGACCTGTTCATTCAGGAGGGGGCCAGATTAGGCAGGACCCCCGCAGAAGTGGCCTCTATGTGTGACATTACCTTCTCGTGTGTCTCAGACCCCAAGGCTGCCAGAGAT TTGGTTTTGGGACCCAGTGGCGTTCTGCAGGGAATCAGACCAGGCAAATGCTATGTGGAGATGTCCACTGTCGATCCAGAGACCATCACAGAACTGTCACAG GTGATCACATCACGGGGTGGCCGTTTCCTGGAGGCTCCGGTTTCAGGAAGCCAGCAGCTCTCCAATGACGGGATGTTGGTGATCCTGGCAGCCGGTGACAGGACAGTGTACGAggactgcagcagctgcttccaGGCCATGGGCAAGACCTCGTTCTTTCTCG GTGAAGCAGGCAACGCATCAAAAATGATGCTGATCCTGAACATGGTCCAGGGCAGCTTCATGGCCACCATCGCAGAGGGGCTCACTCTTGCCCAGGCCACCGGCCAATCACAGCAGACCTTCCTGGACATCTTGTGCCAGGGACAGATGGCTAGCACCTTTGTGGACCAGAAATGTCAAA ATATTTTGCAGGGCAACTTTAAACCAGACTACTATTTGAAACACATTCAAAAGGACCTGAGGCTAGCCATCTCCATGGGGGACATGGCCAACCATCCAACACCAATGGCTGCAGCTGCCAATGAG GTTTACAAGAGGGCTAAAGCGCTGGACCAGTCAGACAACGATATTTCTGCAGTCTACAGAGCCTACATTCACTAG
- the glyr1 gene encoding putative oxidoreductase GLYR1 isoform X2, translated as MAAVHLRIGDLVWGKLGRYPPWPGKIVSPPKDLKKPRGKKCHFVKFFGTEDHAWIKVEQLKPYHAHKDEMIKINKGKRFQQAVDAVEDYLKKAKGKEQNSDGKAESKGKKASNKPLKILDEDDEDLSALKDPSEKPVKDDPHFHHFLLSQSEKPASSMEPISKRLKIIEEVTGSTSIQAADSTAINGSITPTDKRIGFLGLGLMGSGIVSNLLKMGHVVTVWNRTAEKCDLFIQEGARLGRTPAEVASMCDITFSCVSDPKAARDLVLGPSGVLQGIRPGKCYVEMSTVDPETITELSQVITSRGGRFLEAPVSGSQQLSNDGMLVILAAGDRTVYEDCSSCFQAMGKTSFFLGEAGNASKMMLILNMVQGSFMATIAEGLTLAQATGQSQQTFLDILCQGQMASTFVDQKCQNILQGNFKPDYYLKHIQKDLRLAISMGDMANHPTPMAAAANEVYKRAKALDQSDNDISAVYRAYIH; from the exons ATGGCGGCGGTGCATCTGAGGATCGGGGATCTAGTGTG GGGAAAACTTGGCCGTTACCCACCATGGCCAGGAAAG atTGTAAGCCCTCCCAAGGACCTGAAGAAGCCCAGGGGCAAAAAATGCcattttgtgaagttttttGGAACTGAAGACCA TGCTTGGATCAAAGTGGAACAGCTGAAGCCCTACCACGCCCACAAAGACGAGATGATCAAGATAAACAAAGGAAAGCGCTTTCAGCAGGCGGTCGATGCAGTAGAAGATTACCTAAAGAAAGCAAAGGGGAAAGAACAG AACTCAGACGGTAAAGCAGAATCAAAAGGGAAGAAAGCGTCTAACAAGCCCCTGAAGATCctggatgaagatgatgaggacCTCAGTGCCCTGAAGGACCCCTCTGAGAAG CCGGTCAAAGATGACCCACACTTTCACCACTTTCTGCTCAGCCAGTCTGAGAAG CCAGCCTCATCCATGGAGCCCATTAGCAAGCGCCTGAAAATCATTGAAGAG GTCACAGGGTCGACTTCCATCCAAGCAGCAGACAGCACAGCCATTAATGGCAGCATCACACCCACAGATAAAAG gataGGTTTCTTGGGTCTGGGACTCATGGGTAGTGGCATAGTTTCCAACCTGTTGAAAATGGGTCATGTTGTGACTGTGTGGAACCGCACAGCAGAAAAG TGTGACCTGTTCATTCAGGAGGGGGCCAGATTAGGCAGGACCCCCGCAGAAGTGGCCTCTATGTGTGACATTACCTTCTCGTGTGTCTCAGACCCCAAGGCTGCCAGAGAT TTGGTTTTGGGACCCAGTGGCGTTCTGCAGGGAATCAGACCAGGCAAATGCTATGTGGAGATGTCCACTGTCGATCCAGAGACCATCACAGAACTGTCACAG GTGATCACATCACGGGGTGGCCGTTTCCTGGAGGCTCCGGTTTCAGGAAGCCAGCAGCTCTCCAATGACGGGATGTTGGTGATCCTGGCAGCCGGTGACAGGACAGTGTACGAggactgcagcagctgcttccaGGCCATGGGCAAGACCTCGTTCTTTCTCG GTGAAGCAGGCAACGCATCAAAAATGATGCTGATCCTGAACATGGTCCAGGGCAGCTTCATGGCCACCATCGCAGAGGGGCTCACTCTTGCCCAGGCCACCGGCCAATCACAGCAGACCTTCCTGGACATCTTGTGCCAGGGACAGATGGCTAGCACCTTTGTGGACCAGAAATGTCAAA ATATTTTGCAGGGCAACTTTAAACCAGACTACTATTTGAAACACATTCAAAAGGACCTGAGGCTAGCCATCTCCATGGGGGACATGGCCAACCATCCAACACCAATGGCTGCAGCTGCCAATGAG GTTTACAAGAGGGCTAAAGCGCTGGACCAGTCAGACAACGATATTTCTGCAGTCTACAGAGCCTACATTCACTAG